Proteins found in one Pongo pygmaeus isolate AG05252 chromosome 8, NHGRI_mPonPyg2-v2.0_pri, whole genome shotgun sequence genomic segment:
- the SYNPO2L gene encoding synaptopodin 2-like protein isoform X1 yields the protein MGAEEEVLVTLSGGAPWGFRLQGGAEQRKPLQVSKIRRRSQAGRAGLRERDQLLAINGVSCTNLSHASAMSLIDASGNQLVLTVQRLADEGPVQSPSPHELQVLSPLSPLSPEPPGAPISQPLQPGSLRSPPDSEAYYGETDSDADGPATQEKPRRPRRRGPTRPTPPGAPPDEVYLSDSPAEPAPTIPGPPSQGDSRVSSPSWEDGAALQPPPAEALLLPHGPLRPGPHLIPMVGPVPHPVAEDLTTTYTQKAKQAKLQRAESLQEKSIKEAKTKCRTIASLLTAAPNPHSKGVLMFKKRRQRAKKYTLVSFGAAAGTGAEEEDGVPPTSESELDEEAFSDARSLTNQSDWDSPYLDMELARAGSRASDGQGSGLGRQLSEVSGRGVQLFEQQRQRADSSTQELARAEPAAMLNGEGLQSPPRAQSAPPEAAVLPPSPLPAPVASPRPFQPGGEAPTPAPSIFNRSARPFTPGLQGQRPTTTSVIFRPLAPKRANDSLGGLSPAPPPFLSSQGPTPLPSFTSGVPSHAPVSGSPSTPRSSGPVTATSSLYIPAPSRPVTPGGAPEPPAPPSAAAMTSTASIFLSAPLRPSAHPEAPAPGPGAPEPPSAREQRISVPAARTGILQEARRRGTRKQMFRPGKEETKNSPNPELLSLVQNLDEKPRAGGAESGPEEDALSLGAEACNFMQPVGAKSYKTLPHVTPKTPPPMAPKTPPPLTPKAPPPVAPKPLSRGLLDGLVNGAAPSAGIPEPPRLQGRGGELFAKRQSRADRYVVEGTPGPRLGPRPRSPSPTPSLPSSWKYSPNIRAPPPIAYNPLLSPFFPQAARTLPKAQSQGPRATPKQGIRALDFMRHQPYQLKTAMFCFDEVPPTPGPTASGPPKTARVREIRRFSTPAPQPTAEPLAPTVLAPRAATTLDEPIWRTELASAPVPSPAPPPEAPRGLGASPSSCGFQVARPRFSATRTGLQAHVWRPGAGHQ from the exons ATTCGAAGACGGAGCCAGGCTGGCAGAGCAGGACTCCGAGAGAGGGACCAGCTCTTGGCAATCAATGGGGTCTCTTGCACCAACCTCTCCCATGCCAGTGCCATGAGCCTCATCGATGCCTCAGGAAATCAGCTTGTCCTCACTGTGCAGCG GTTAGCAGACGAGGGTCCtgtgcaatctccatctccccaTGAGCTTCAGGTGCTATCACCCTTATCTCCACTGAGTCCTGAGCCCCCTGGTGCTCCAATTTCTCAGCCTCTTCAGCCTGGGAGCCTTCGTTCACCTCCTGATAGTGAGGCTTACTACGGAGAGACTGACAGTGATGCTGATGGCCCTGCCACCCAGGAGAAGCCACGCCGACCTCGCCGCCGAGGCCCCACAAGGCCCACCCCTCCGGGTGCCCCACCTGATGAGGTCTACCTGTCTGACAGCCCTGCAGAGCCAGCACCTACTATCCCTGGCCCTCCCAGCCAGGGTGACAGCCGTGTGAGCTCCCCATCTTGGGAGGATGGGGCAGCCCTTCAGCCACCCCCAGCTGAGGCTCTGCTGTTACCCCATGGCCCCCTCCGACCTGGTCCTCATCTCATCCCTATGGTGGGGCCTGTTCCCCACCCAGTGGCAGAAGATCTTACTACCACCTACACTCAGAAGGCCAAGCAAGCCA AACTGCAACGTGCAGAGAGCCTCCAAGAGAAGAGCATAAAAGAGGCCAAGACCAAATGCAGGACAATTGCctccctgctcactgcagcccccaacccccactccAAAGGGGTGCTTATGTTTAAGAAACGGCGGCAGAGAGCCAAGAAGTACACCCTGGTGAGCTTCGGGGCTGCTGCTGGGACAGGCGCTGAGGAGGAGGACGGTGTTCCCCCCACGAGTGAGTCCGAGCTGGACGAAGAAGCCTTCTCTGACGCCCGCAGCCTCACCAATCAATCTGACTGGGACAGCCCCTATCTGGACATGGAGCTTGCCAGGGCGGGCTCAAGAGCATCAGACGGCCAGGGCTCTGGGCTGGGAAGGCAGCTGAGTGAGGTCTCTGGGCGAGGGGTGCAGCTCTTTGAACAGCAGCGCCAGCGCGCAGACTCCAGCACCCAGGAACTGGCGCGGGCCGAACCAGCAGCTATGCTCAACGGAGAGGGCCTGCAGTCACCACCTCGGGCCCAGAGTGCTCCCCCAGAGGCAGCTGTGCTCCCACCCAGCCCCTTGCCGGCCCCTGTAGCCAGCCCCAGACCCTTCCAACCAGGTGGTGAAGCCCCGACCCCAGCTCCAAGCATTTTTAACCGGTCAGCCAGGCCCTTTACCCCGGGCCTACAAGGGCAGCGGCCAACTACCACCTCGGTTATTTTCCGGCCTTTAGCCCCCAAGAGGGCGAACGACAGCCTGGGGGGCCtcagccccgccccaccccccttCTTGTCTTCGCAGGGGCCCACCCCTCTGCCCAGCTTCACTTCGGGGGTTCCCAGCCACGCGCCAGTCTCTGGTTCCCCCAGCACCCCACGCTCCTCGGGCCCTGTGACAGCCACCAGCTCCCTGTACATCCCAGCCCCCAGTCGGCCTGTCACCCCAGGCGGAGCCCCAGAGCCCCCCGCTCCTCCTAGCGCAGCTGCCATGACCTCCACGGCTTCTATCTTCCTATCTGCGCCTTTGCGACCCTCTGCGCACCCAGAGGCGCCTGCCCCAGGCCCAGGGGCTCCTGAGCCCCCCAGCGCTCGCGAGCAGCGCATCTCTGTGCCAGCTGCCCGCACGGGTATCCTGCAGGAGGCCCGGCGCCGGGGGACCCGGAAGCAGATGTTTCGGCCGGGAAAGGAGGAGACGAAGAACTCGCCCAACCCCGAGCTGCTGTCGCTGGTACAGAACCTGGATGAAAAGCCCCGGGCCGGGGGTGCAGAATCTGGTCCTGAAGAGGATGCTCTGAGCCTCGGGGCTGAAGCCTGCAACTTCATGCAGCCTGTAGGGGCCAAGAGTTACAAGACCCTGCCTCACGTGACACCTAAGACCCCCCCTCCAATGGCTCCCAAGACCCCGCCCCCTTTGACTCCTAAGGCTCCACCCCCAGTGGCTCCTAAGCCCCTATCTCGAGGGCTCCTTGATGGGCTCGTGAATGGGGCAGCCCCTTCGGCTGGAATCCCTGAGCCACCAAGGctgcagggcaggggtggggagctaTTTGCTAAGCGGCAGAGCCGTGCGGACAGGTATGTGGTGGAAGGTACACCTGGTCCTCGTCTTGGCCCTCGGCCTAGAAGTCCTTCTCCTACCCCGTCTCTGCCCTCTTCCTGGAAATATTCACCCAACATCCGTGCCCCGCCTCCTATTGCTTACAACCCACTGCTCTCTCCCTTTTTCCCCCAGGCGGCCCGAACTCTCCCTAAGGCCCAATCCCAGGGGCCTCGGGCAACACCCAAGCAGGGCATCAGGGCTCTAGATTTTATGCGTCATCAGCCCTATCAACTTAAAACTGCCATGTTCTGTTTTGATGAGGTTCCCCCGACTCCTGGCCCTACCGCCTCAGGGCCCCCCAAAACTGCCCGAGTCCGGGAGATTCGCCGGTTTTCCACTCCGGCGCCCCAGCCCACTGCAGAACCCCTGGCTCCCACTGTGCTTGCCCCCCGAGCAGCCACTACACTGGATGAGCCCATCTGGAGAACAGAACTGGCCTCAGCCCCTGTTCCtagcccagcccctcctccagaGGCTCCCAGGGGCCTTGGGGCTTCTCCCAGCTCCTGTGGTTTCCAGGTAGCCAGGCCCCGATTTTCAGCCACCAGAACAGGATTGCAAGCTCATGTGTGGAGGCCTGGGGCAGGGCACCAGTGA
- the SYNPO2L gene encoding synaptopodin 2-like protein isoform X2 yields the protein METFEPISQEPLSQASYDKAPDPVPELQDSFYAELQRAESLQEKSIKEAKTKCRTIASLLTAAPNPHSKGVLMFKKRRQRAKKYTLVSFGAAAGTGAEEEDGVPPTSESELDEEAFSDARSLTNQSDWDSPYLDMELARAGSRASDGQGSGLGRQLSEVSGRGVQLFEQQRQRADSSTQELARAEPAAMLNGEGLQSPPRAQSAPPEAAVLPPSPLPAPVASPRPFQPGGEAPTPAPSIFNRSARPFTPGLQGQRPTTTSVIFRPLAPKRANDSLGGLSPAPPPFLSSQGPTPLPSFTSGVPSHAPVSGSPSTPRSSGPVTATSSLYIPAPSRPVTPGGAPEPPAPPSAAAMTSTASIFLSAPLRPSAHPEAPAPGPGAPEPPSAREQRISVPAARTGILQEARRRGTRKQMFRPGKEETKNSPNPELLSLVQNLDEKPRAGGAESGPEEDALSLGAEACNFMQPVGAKSYKTLPHVTPKTPPPMAPKTPPPLTPKAPPPVAPKPLSRGLLDGLVNGAAPSAGIPEPPRLQGRGGELFAKRQSRADRYVVEGTPGPRLGPRPRSPSPTPSLPSSWKYSPNIRAPPPIAYNPLLSPFFPQAARTLPKAQSQGPRATPKQGIRALDFMRHQPYQLKTAMFCFDEVPPTPGPTASGPPKTARVREIRRFSTPAPQPTAEPLAPTVLAPRAATTLDEPIWRTELASAPVPSPAPPPEAPRGLGASPSSCGFQVARPRFSATRTGLQAHVWRPGAGHQ from the exons ATGGAGACCTTTGAGCCCATCAGCCAAGAGCCCCTCAGCCAAGCCAGCTACGACAAAGCCCCAGACCCAGTTCCTGAGCTCCAAGACTCGTTCTATGCAG AACTGCAACGTGCAGAGAGCCTCCAAGAGAAGAGCATAAAAGAGGCCAAGACCAAATGCAGGACAATTGCctccctgctcactgcagcccccaacccccactccAAAGGGGTGCTTATGTTTAAGAAACGGCGGCAGAGAGCCAAGAAGTACACCCTGGTGAGCTTCGGGGCTGCTGCTGGGACAGGCGCTGAGGAGGAGGACGGTGTTCCCCCCACGAGTGAGTCCGAGCTGGACGAAGAAGCCTTCTCTGACGCCCGCAGCCTCACCAATCAATCTGACTGGGACAGCCCCTATCTGGACATGGAGCTTGCCAGGGCGGGCTCAAGAGCATCAGACGGCCAGGGCTCTGGGCTGGGAAGGCAGCTGAGTGAGGTCTCTGGGCGAGGGGTGCAGCTCTTTGAACAGCAGCGCCAGCGCGCAGACTCCAGCACCCAGGAACTGGCGCGGGCCGAACCAGCAGCTATGCTCAACGGAGAGGGCCTGCAGTCACCACCTCGGGCCCAGAGTGCTCCCCCAGAGGCAGCTGTGCTCCCACCCAGCCCCTTGCCGGCCCCTGTAGCCAGCCCCAGACCCTTCCAACCAGGTGGTGAAGCCCCGACCCCAGCTCCAAGCATTTTTAACCGGTCAGCCAGGCCCTTTACCCCGGGCCTACAAGGGCAGCGGCCAACTACCACCTCGGTTATTTTCCGGCCTTTAGCCCCCAAGAGGGCGAACGACAGCCTGGGGGGCCtcagccccgccccaccccccttCTTGTCTTCGCAGGGGCCCACCCCTCTGCCCAGCTTCACTTCGGGGGTTCCCAGCCACGCGCCAGTCTCTGGTTCCCCCAGCACCCCACGCTCCTCGGGCCCTGTGACAGCCACCAGCTCCCTGTACATCCCAGCCCCCAGTCGGCCTGTCACCCCAGGCGGAGCCCCAGAGCCCCCCGCTCCTCCTAGCGCAGCTGCCATGACCTCCACGGCTTCTATCTTCCTATCTGCGCCTTTGCGACCCTCTGCGCACCCAGAGGCGCCTGCCCCAGGCCCAGGGGCTCCTGAGCCCCCCAGCGCTCGCGAGCAGCGCATCTCTGTGCCAGCTGCCCGCACGGGTATCCTGCAGGAGGCCCGGCGCCGGGGGACCCGGAAGCAGATGTTTCGGCCGGGAAAGGAGGAGACGAAGAACTCGCCCAACCCCGAGCTGCTGTCGCTGGTACAGAACCTGGATGAAAAGCCCCGGGCCGGGGGTGCAGAATCTGGTCCTGAAGAGGATGCTCTGAGCCTCGGGGCTGAAGCCTGCAACTTCATGCAGCCTGTAGGGGCCAAGAGTTACAAGACCCTGCCTCACGTGACACCTAAGACCCCCCCTCCAATGGCTCCCAAGACCCCGCCCCCTTTGACTCCTAAGGCTCCACCCCCAGTGGCTCCTAAGCCCCTATCTCGAGGGCTCCTTGATGGGCTCGTGAATGGGGCAGCCCCTTCGGCTGGAATCCCTGAGCCACCAAGGctgcagggcaggggtggggagctaTTTGCTAAGCGGCAGAGCCGTGCGGACAGGTATGTGGTGGAAGGTACACCTGGTCCTCGTCTTGGCCCTCGGCCTAGAAGTCCTTCTCCTACCCCGTCTCTGCCCTCTTCCTGGAAATATTCACCCAACATCCGTGCCCCGCCTCCTATTGCTTACAACCCACTGCTCTCTCCCTTTTTCCCCCAGGCGGCCCGAACTCTCCCTAAGGCCCAATCCCAGGGGCCTCGGGCAACACCCAAGCAGGGCATCAGGGCTCTAGATTTTATGCGTCATCAGCCCTATCAACTTAAAACTGCCATGTTCTGTTTTGATGAGGTTCCCCCGACTCCTGGCCCTACCGCCTCAGGGCCCCCCAAAACTGCCCGAGTCCGGGAGATTCGCCGGTTTTCCACTCCGGCGCCCCAGCCCACTGCAGAACCCCTGGCTCCCACTGTGCTTGCCCCCCGAGCAGCCACTACACTGGATGAGCCCATCTGGAGAACAGAACTGGCCTCAGCCCCTGTTCCtagcccagcccctcctccagaGGCTCCCAGGGGCCTTGGGGCTTCTCCCAGCTCCTGTGGTTTCCAGGTAGCCAGGCCCCGATTTTCAGCCACCAGAACAGGATTGCAAGCTCATGTGTGGAGGCCTGGGGCAGGGCACCAGTGA
- the MYOZ1 gene encoding myozenin-1, whose product MPLSGTPAPNKKRKSSKLIMELTGGGQESSGLNLGKKISVPRDVMLEELSLLTNRGSKMFKLRQMRVEKFIYENHPDVFSDSSMDHFQKFLPTVGGQLGTAGQGFSYSKSNGRGGSQAGGSGSAGQYGSDQQHHLGSGSGAGGTGGPAGQAGRGGAAGTAGVVETGTGDQAGGEGKHITVFKTYISPWERAMGVDPQQKVELGIDLLAYGAKAELPKYKSFNRTAMPYGGYEKASKRMTFQMPKFDLGPLLSEPLVLYNQNLSNRPSFNRTPIPWLSSGEPVDYNVDIGIPLDGETEEL is encoded by the exons ATGCCACTCTCAGGAACCCCGGCCCCTAATAAGAAGAGGAAATCCAGCAAGCTGATCATGGAACTCACTGGAG GTGGACAGGAGAGCTCAGGCTTGAACCTGGGCAAAAAGATCAGTGTCCCAAGGGATGTGATGTTGGAGGAACTGTCGCTGCTTACCAACCGGGGCTCCAAGATGTTCAAACTGCGGCAGATGAGGGTGGAGAAGTTTATTTATGAGAACCACCCTGATGTTTTCTCTGACAGCTCAATG GATCACTTCCAGAAGTTCCTTCCGACAGTGGGGGGACAGCTGGGCACAGCTGGTCAGGGATTCTCCTACAGCAAGAGCAACGGCAGAGGCGGCAGCCAGGCAGGGGGCAGTGGCTCTGCCGGACAGTATGGCTCTGATCAGCAGCACCATCTGGGCTCTGGGTCTGGAGCTGGGGGTACAGGTGGTCCTGCGGGCCAGGCTGGCAGAGGAGGAGCTGCTGGCACAGCAGGGGTTGTTGAGACAGGAACAG GAGACCAGGCAGGCGGAGAAGGAAAACATATCACTGTGTTCAAGACCTATATTTCCCCATGGGAGCGAGCCATGGGGGTTGACCCCCAGCAAAAAGTGGAACTTGGCATTGACCTGCTGGCCTATGGGGCCAAAGCTGAACTTCCCAAATATAAGTCCTTCAACAG GACGGCAATGCCCTATGGTGGATATGAGAAGGCCTCCAAACGCATGACCTTCCAGATGCCCAAGTTTGACCTGGGGCCCTTGCTGAGTGAACCCCTGGTCCTCTACAACCAAAACCTCTCCAACAGGCCTTCTTTCAATCGAACCCCTATTCCCTGGCTGAGCTCTGGGGAGCCTGTAGACTACAACGTGGATATTGGCATCCCCTTGGATGGAGAAACAGAGGAGCTGTGA